One Formosa agariphila KMM 3901 genomic window, ATAAGCAAACAGCTATAACTGCTGCCCATCCTCCAACAGAGTGAACAAGTGTAGACCCTGCAAAATCGTAAAACCCTAATTCATCTAAGAATCCGCCACCCCATTTCCAAGATCCAGCAATTGGGTAAACGAAACCTACGTATACAATAGCAAAAATCATGAAAGGCACAATTTTCATACGTTCAGCTACGGCTCCAGAAACAATAGTTGCTGCAGTAGCTGCGAACATCCCTTGGAATAAGAAATCTGTCCAGTATGTGTAGCCTTCGTTATATGCTAAATCTAATGCGCCGTCTGCAGTAAGCGGAGAGTCTAATCCGAATCCAGCAAATCCTATAAATCCATTAAATTCTCCAGGGTACATTAAATTAAATCCTACTAAACAATAGAGTAAGAGTCCAATACAAATTATAAAAATATTTTTAAAAAGTATGTTAAGGGTGTTTTTTTGACGTGTTAAGCCTATCTCTAAAAATGCAAATCCAAGGTGCATAAAGAAAACAAGCGCTGTACAGACCATCATCCATACATTATTAATAGTTAATCCTTCCATATTAAAAGTTTATTTGTTTATTATTTTAAAGTTTCTCCTCCTTTTTCTCCTGTTCTAATTCTGTAACATTCTGTAATGTCCGACACGAATACTTTTCCGTCACCTACATCTCCTGTTCGCGCTGCTTTAAGGATGGTTTTAATTGTAATGTCTTCAAAGCTGTCGTTAACTACTATAGAAAGGTATCTGCGTTGTATGTCGCTGGTGCTATAGCTAACACCTCTATATACATGTCCTGTTTTCTCGTTTCCAAGTCCGGTTACATCCCAGTAAGCGAAAAAATTAACACCGATTTCATGAAGTGCTTTTTTTACTTCAGTGAATTTAGATTTTCTAATAATTGCTTCTATTTTTTTCATAATTAAAAAAGGTTTATCATTTTAGTTAATTTGAATGTATTCATAAATTTTTAGTTTTTGAAATGTTGTTACGTTAAAAGATGCCTTGTTTTGGGCAAGGCATCTTTTTGAGTGTTATAACTTTAAGGGTTTATTCTTCAAACTCTCTTGTTCTTTTTCCGTGGTAAGCAATAGAACCGTGTTCAGAAATATCAAGACCTGCAATCTCTTCTTCTTCGGTTACTCTTAATCCACCACAAGTTTTCTTGATAATTGTAAGGAATACGTACGATAATACGATTGCCCAGAATGCGTATGCAACAACTCCTATAGCTTGAGCTAATAATTGAGAAGCGCCACCACCATTAAATAATCCAATACCAGTATCTCCGTCGATACCCCAAAGTCCGATAACTAAGGTTCCCCATACTCCGGCTACACCGTGTACTGAGATTGCACCAACAGCATCGTCTACTTTTAATGTTTTTTCAATGAAACCAATAGATAATACTACTAGAATACCTCCAATTAATCCAGCTAAGACAGCACCACCTTCGCTCATGTTTCCACAACCAGCAGTAATACTAACTAAACCAGCAAGAGCTCCGTTTAATGTCATTGATAAATTTGGTTTACCGTTTTTAAACCAAGTAAATAATAAAGCACTTAATGCTCCGGCAGAAGCTGCTAAGTTGGTTACTAAGACAACTTGTGAAGCAGCAACAGAATCGTCGCCTCCCCAAGCTAATTGAGAACCACCGTTAAATCCGAACCATCCTAACCAAAGGATGAAAACTCCTAAAGTGGCATACATTTGGTTGTGACCGTGCATTTCTACAGGCTTACCGTTAAGGAATTTTCCAATTCTTGGACCTACCATCCAAGCAGCAACTAAAGCTGCCCAACCTCCTACAGAGTGTACGATAGATGATCCTGCGAAATCGATAAATTCAGCTGGCATCCATTCAGCATTTAGCCATCCGCCATTCCATTCCCATCCACCTGCGATAGGGTAGATTAGAGCGGTTAATATGATGCTAAAAATAGCATACGTTGTGTATTTTGTACGTCCAGCAATTGCTCCAGATACAATAGTTGCAGTTGTTGCAGCGAATACTGTTTGGAAGAATAAATCTGCTGGTCCTTGAGAGAAGATAAATCCACTCCAGTGAAAGAATCCTCCTTCTGTAACATCGGCACCGTACATTAAAGAGTATCCGATAAACCAGAAAGCTAAAGATCCTACAGCAATATCCAAGAAATTCTTCATGGCAATATTTACTGCGTTTTTAGAATCTGTCATTCCAGATTCTACAAGGAAAAACCCTGCTTGCATAAAGAATACTAAAATACCTGCAATAAGCATCCAAAGCATTCCCATGTCATCTTTTACAGATGCGGCAACAGCGGCAGCATCTTGTAGGGCAGGTGTTGAGTTTAATAATAACATCATAAATAAAATATTAAGGTTAGTAATTAGCGACAGTTAGGTTAGACGTGGTTGTCTAGGTTAGGGAGTTTATTTTATCTTATTTAGAATGCGTATATAGCAGCTACAGTGAAAGCAGCTAAATTATCTGTAGCAACTCCATCATTATCTAAGTATGGTGTAGCGTCAGACCATGAATCTAATCTAATTTCTGGTTTAATAATTAAACTTTCAATAGTGTAACTTCCGGTTAAGGTTAATCCAAAAACACTAGAGGTATCCCCTTCTTCAGCGTGATACCCAAAATACTCACCTCTTAAACCTACTGCAAAAGCATCGCTAGTTGTATATTGTGGGTATAAGGCTACGCCATAAAATCCATTGGTAAAGTCGTCAGCTAATTCATTTCCATCATCATCAAAAACATAAGAAGTTGTTTCGTAAGCAGCATTAATTCCTAAGTAGAAAGCATCAGTTAAATCGAAACCACCTGTGTAGTCTATTTCGAAACCTAATCCGCTATTGGCTCCGCTATCGTAGTACAAGTTCAAGTATTGTCCTTTGTATCCTAACTGTGCGCCTAAAGCGTATTCTCCATCGTAAGATGTGTTGTTAACATCCCAAGGGTTTGTTACAGCAAGCATTAAACTAAAATCATCTGAAATTGCAAAATCAGCTTTTAAACCCATATGCGAAAATGGTCCGCTTGAGAATAAGTAAGACGTACTGTAGTTAAAGTTTGCAGCAGGTGCAATAACTTCGTAACCTAAAAAGGTGTTAAAACGACCAAACGTTAATGTTGTTTTGTCAGATACATTCCAATACACGTATGCTTGGTTTACTATTCCATCTAAAATATCTGTATTAAAAGTAGCAGCAGCACCTCTTGGTCCAACTACTAAATCAAGGACAGCTCCTGTTTTTGCACCTTCGTAAGAAAAAATAACATTACCCATTCCTAAAGCGAAACCACTTTGGTCTGCAAATGCAGTTCCGAAAGATTGGCCTTCATTGTCGGGAGCTGTTAAGTAAGTTTGGTAATACGCGTCTACGCTACCGCTAATTGTAAATTTTTTAGTTTCAATTGTTTCTACTTCTTCTACTTCAATTATTGTGTCCTGAGCATAAATGCTGATTGTAGCAAAAAGGAGTGCTAGTGTAAAGATTTTTTTCATATTAAATTGAATTGTTGAGTTAATGTTGAGCCAAATCTAAGTAAAAAGTATTTACACCCACAAAAAAATAGGGGGTTAAGGTTTATTTTTATGATTAAATCATTTTTACCCCTGAAAAAATGAGGGTATCTTAAATAATTGTTAACAAAAGTTAATTTTGAAAAATATAATTTTAGCGAAACTTGAATTAATTATTCATTTTGGTGAATATTATGTATTGAAATTATCTTACTGTTAAGAAGACTTATGCTTATTATTAAATTTGTTGCGTTTTTGTAGTTTGTAACGATAATGAATTCGTAAATTAAATCCCTAATTAATTGTAATAAGAAAATAAAAGTTTAAGTATACCTATAATGTCATAAAAGTTTAATGCCAATTATTATGGTAAAAAGTATACTACTATATTAGTGCTTGCTAGTAGCAAAAATTAACTAAAATATTAATGATTATGTTGAAGAAACAGGGGCTGTATTTGCCAGAATTTGAACACGACAATTGTGGTGCGGGATTTATATGTAGTTTAACCGGAAGTAGATCTAACGATATTATCCATAAAGCACTTGAGATATTAGTAAAGTTAGAGCACAGGGGAGCTGTAAGTGCCGATGGTAAAACAGGGGATGGAGCTGGTATTTTAATTGATATCCCTCATGACTTCTTTGTAAAGTATTGTGATTTTGAATTGCCTGCTCGTGGAGAGTATGCGGTAAGTAATATGTTCTTACCTAAAAAAGATAACCAACGTAAATTCTGTGTCGATACGTTCGAAAAATGTATTGCAGAACAGGGACTTACATTATTAGGGTGGAGAAATGCTCCGGTTAATAATAAAGTGATTGGTAAAATTGCAGCAGCAAGTGAGCCTTTTATTAAGCAAGTATTTGTAGGTAAAAGTCATCCAGAGCAATCTGAGTTTGAATTCAATCTTAAATTGTTTTCAGCACGTAAAATTGCTGAGCATGCAGTATATAACTCAAAATTATCTGAATCTTCATTTTTCTATTTTCCAAGTTTATCAACCAAAACTATTATATACAAGGGATTATTAGTTCCTGAAGATATCAAAGAATACTATTTAGATTTATTAAACCCACTTTTAGATGCTAAACTGGCTTTAGTACACCAACGTTTCTCAACAAACACATTCCCAACATGGGATTTAGCTCAGCCTTTCCGTTATATGTGTCATAATGGTGAAATTAACACATTAAGAGGAAATGTATCGCGTATGTTTTCTCGTGAAGAAATCATGAAAAGCGATTGGTTTGGAGACGATATTAAACGTGTAATTCCTACAATACTAAGAGGTAAGTCGGATTCTGCTTCTATGGATATGGTTGTAGAATTGTTGTTAATGACAGGACGTTCTTTGCCTGAAGTTATGATGATGTTAGTGCCAGAAGCATGGGAGAAAAACAACACCATGTCTGATGCTAAAAAAGCATTCTACGAATTTAACTCGTGTTTAATGGAACCATGGGATGGTCCTGCATCTATTCCGTTTACCGATGGAAGTTATATTGGAGCTGTATTAGATAGAAATGGTTTACGTCCGTCTCGTTACACGGTTACAAAAGATGATTTTGTAATTATGTCTTCAGAAACAGGGGTTGTAGATATCAAGCCAGAAAATATTAAATTCCACGGTCGTTTAGAGCCAGGAAAAATGTTTTTAGTTAATATGGACGAAGGTCGTATTATTAACGATGAAGAAATTAAAGAGAAAATTGCAACGCAGCATCCGTATAGAAAATGGTTAGATAAAAACTTAATTCACTTAAAAGATATTCCTTATAGTGATGAGCCTATTACTCACGAAGAAGAAGATCTAGTTGTAAGACAAAGTGTATTTGGATATACTCAGGAAGATTTAAATACCATTATTTTGCCAATGGCACAAGGTGGTAAAGAACCAATAGGTTCTATGGGTAGCGATACACCAATTGCTATTTTGTCTGAGCGTCCACAATTAATATATAACTACTTTAAGCAGTTGTTTGCTCAAGTAACAAACCCACCGTTAGATGGTATTCGTGAAGAGTTAATTACAGACATTAGTTTAACATTAGGTAGTGATACTAATATTTTTGAAATCAACGAATTTCACTGTCGTAAATTAAAAATTCAGAACCCTGTAATTTCTAAGCAGGATTTAGATAAAATAAAAAATCACGATAAAAGTCCAGACTATCAAGTTACATCTATTGCAATATTGTATGATGTAACTAAGGGAGTTAACGGATTAGAAGATCGTTTAGAAGCTATTGTAGATACAGCAGAAAAGGCGATTGATTCTGGAACCAATATTATTATTCTTTCAGATAGAAATGTAAGTAAAGATAAGGCGCCAATTCCTGCATTATTAGCATGTTCTTATGTTAATCATGCTTTATATAAGCGTGGAAAGCGTTCTCAAATTAGTTTAATTATAGAGTCTGCAGAACCTCGTGAAGTGCATCATTTTGCCCTGTTATTTGGTTATGGTGCAAGTGCAATTAACCCATATATGGTTAACGAAATTGTTGAAAAACAATTAGAATCTCAAGATCTTACAGGATTAGAATTCGAAGAAGCTATTTCTAATTATAATATCGCTGTAGGAAAAGGAATTTTAAAGGTGATGAACAAAATTGGTATCTCTACCTTAAATTCTTATCGCGGGTCTCAACTTTTCGAATGTATTGGTATTAATACTAAAGTTGTAGAAAAGTACTTTCCAACAACAGCAACGCGTATTCAAGGTATTGGTTTAAATGAAATTGAAAAAGAAATTTCTGAACGTCATAAATTTGCATATTCAGTTCGTGATATCGATGCTAATTTAGATTTAGAAATTGGTGGACAATACAGATGGAGACGTAACGGAGAAAAGCATTTATTTAACCCGTTAACTATTGCTAAATTACAAGAGTCTGTTCGTACTAATAAGAAGTCTACGTATAAAGAATATGCAGAACTTGTAAATAATCAGTCAAAAGATTTAATGACGATTCGTGGTTTATTTGAATTTACAAACTACGATCCAATTTCAATAGAAGAAGTAGAGCCTTGGACAGAAATCGTAAAACGTTTTAAAACGGGAGCGATGTCTTACGGATCTATTAGTAAAGAAGCACACGAGAATTTAGCCATTGCAATGAACCGTATTGGTGGAAAAAGTAATTCTGGTGAAGGTGGAGAAGATCAAGAACGTTTTTACAAAGATCCTGATGGAGATTGGAAAAACAGTGCAATTAAGCAAGTCGCTTCAGGGCGTTTTGGAGTAACTTCTAATTACTTAACAAGTGCAAAAGAGATTCAGATTAAAATGGCGCAAGGAGCGAAGCCTGGAGAAGGTGGGCAATTACCTGGGCCAAAAGTGAATCCTTCAATAGCAAAAACACGTAATTCTACTCCTTATGTAGGATTAATTTCGCCACCACCACATCACGATATTTATTCAATTGAAGATTTATCTCAGTTAATTTACGATTTAAAATCGGCTAACAGAGAAGCTAGAGTAAACGTAAAACTTGTATCTGAAGTTGGTGTTGGAACAGTAGCAGCCGGTGTTGCAAAAGCAAAAGCCGATGTTATTTTAGTGTCAGGTTTCGATGGTGGAACAGGAGCATCTCCATTAACATCATTAAAACACTGTGGTTTACCATGGGAATTAGGTATTGCCGAAGCACAGCAAACTTTAGTAATGAACGACTTAAGGAACCGTATCGTTTTAGAATGTGATGGTCAGTTAAAAACAGGTCGTGATGTTGCTGTAGCATGTTTATTAGGAGCTGAAGAATTTGGTTTCGCAACAGCACCTTTAGTTGCTTCAGGTTGTATTATGATGCGTGTGTGTCACTTAAATACATGTCCTGTTGGAATTGCAACTCAAAACCCAGAATTACGTAAGAAATTCAAAGGGAAGCCAGAGCACGTTGTTAACTACATGTATTTTGTAGCACAAGAATTACGTGAAATTATGGCACAATTAGGATTTAGAACTATTAATGAAATGGTTGGACAATCTCAAAAATTAGATCGTAACAGAGCTATCGAACATTATAAAGCTTCAGGAATCGATTTAACGCCAATATTACATAGAGTAAAAACAGAACCTTACGTAAAATTATATAATACAGAGAAGCAAGAGCATAATTTAGATGTGCATTTAGACTTCGATATTATTAATCAAGCACACCCGGCGTTATTCCGTAAAGAGAAAACATATTTAGATTTCGATATTACAAATATAGACCGTGCGGTTGGTGCTGTATTGAGTAACGAAATTTCTAAAATTTATGGGGCTCAAGGGTTACCAGAAAATACACTTAACTTAAATTTTACAGGTTCGGCAGGACAGAGTTTTGGAGCATTCTCAACAAAAGGATTAACTATGATTGTTAATGGAAACACGAATGATTATTTAGGGAAAGGATTATCTGGAGCTAAATTAATAATTAAGGTTCCTGAAAAAGCAACAATAGTTCCTGAAGACAATGTAATTACTGGAAACGTAACCTTATACGGAGCAACATCTGGAGAGGTTTATATTAATGGTAAAGCAGGAGAGCGTTTCTGTGTTAGAAACTCGGGAGCTCAAGCGGTTGTTGAAGGTATTGGAGATCACGGTTGTGAGTACATGACAGGTGGTGTTGCAGTTGTACTTGGTGAAGTTGGAAGAAACTTTGGAGCAGGTATGAGTGGTGGAATTGCTTTCGTATTAGATGCTAAAGGTACATTTAGAAATAACTGTAATTCTGAAGCACTTAACTTAGACCCTGTAGTTTTAGATGAAGACATTACTTTATTAAAAACGTTAATTACAAATCATTATAACGCAACTTTAAGTCCGTTAGCACAACGTATTTTAGAACAATGGGAACAATACTTGCCTAAGTTTATCAAGGTTTTACCAGAAGAATATAAGCAAGCTTTAATTAAATTAGAACAAGAAAACCTTGTAACGCAATAGATATTATGGGAAAAATAACAGGATTTTTAGAATATAAACGTGAAGTTGAAGGGTACGAACCAGTTGAAGATCGTATTAAAGATTATAAGGAATTTACAATTCCTTTGTCTGAACCTCATATCAAAGATCAAGGTGCGCGTTGTATGGATTGTGGAATTCCATTTTGTCATAGTGGTTGCCCACTTGGTAATTTAATTCCAGATTTTAACGATAAAGTATATAAAGGAAAGTGGAAAGAAGCTGCGGCGATTTTACACTCTACAAATAATTTTCCAGAATTTACAGGTAGATTATGTCCTGCACCATGTGAAGAAGCATGTGTGTTGGGTATAAATGAAGATCCTGTAACTATCGAGAATATTGAAAAACAAATAGTTGAAACAGCCTTTAAAGAAGGTTGGGTTGTTGCGCATCCGCCAAAAACACGTACTGGTAAAAAAGTGGCGGTTATTGGTGGTGGACCTTCAGGTTTAGCGGCTGCTCAGCAATTAAATCGCGCAGGACATTTGGTGACACTTTTTGAAAGAGACGATAAAGTTGGTGGTTTATTACGATACGGAATTCCAGATTTTAAATTGGAAAAACAAATCATTGATCGTCGTATTCAAGTCATGGAGGAAGAAGGTATTGTGTTTAAAACCAATGCTCATGTTGGTGAAAATGTAGATGCAGAACAACTTAAAAAAGACTTCGATGCAGTGGTGTTATGTGGTGGTGCAACGGTAAGACGTGGTATGCCAATTCCGGGAGCTGAATTAAATGGTGTGGTTCAAGCTATGGATTTTCTTAAGCAAAACAACAAGCGTGTAAGCGGTACCAAAGAGTTTGAAAACGAAATCATGGCTACAGATAAACATGTTATTGTTATTGGTGGTGGAGATACGGGATCAGACTGTATTGGAACTTCTAATCGTCATGGTGCAAAATCTGTAACCAATTTTGAAATCTTAGATAAGCCTTCAGAAGGAAGACCAGCACATCAGCCATGGCCTTATTGGCCAATGAAATTACGTACAAGTACATCTCATAAAGAAGGTGTAGAGCGTTTCTTTAGTATTTCAACTAAAGAATTTTTGGGCGATGAAAATGGTAATTTAAAAGGATTAGTTACTGCTGAGGTAGAATGGATTTTTAAACCAGGCGAGCGTCCGCAATTAAAAGAACTTCCAGGAACCGAAAAAACTTGGGATTGTGATTTAGCATTATTGGCTTTAGGGTTTACAGGTGCAGAAAAAACACTTCCAGAACAATTAGGTTTAGAAATGGATTTTAGAACCAATATTAAAGCCGATACTAACGATTATATGTCTAACGTGCCAGGTGTTTTTGTAGCTGGAGATATGCGTCGTGGACAGTCGTTAATTGTTTGGGCAATTTCAGAAGGAAGACAGGCGGCTTATCACGTAGATAAGTATTTAATGGGTGAATCTAATTTACCTCTTAAAACTGGTATTGATTTACCTCGTGTTTAAATTCGGAATAAAATTGTTAAATAATTTCGTTTTTTATAGGTTGTTAATCTAAGAATTTAGATATTTGAAACACATATGAAAAACATCCTAGTAAATATTATTTCTATTA contains:
- a CDS encoding P-II family nitrogen regulator, encoding MKKIEAIIRKSKFTEVKKALHEIGVNFFAYWDVTGLGNEKTGHVYRGVSYSTSDIQRRYLSIVVNDSFEDITIKTILKAARTGDVGDGKVFVSDITECYRIRTGEKGGETLK
- a CDS encoding ammonium transporter; the encoded protein is MMLLLNSTPALQDAAAVAASVKDDMGMLWMLIAGILVFFMQAGFFLVESGMTDSKNAVNIAMKNFLDIAVGSLAFWFIGYSLMYGADVTEGGFFHWSGFIFSQGPADLFFQTVFAATTATIVSGAIAGRTKYTTYAIFSIILTALIYPIAGGWEWNGGWLNAEWMPAEFIDFAGSSIVHSVGGWAALVAAWMVGPRIGKFLNGKPVEMHGHNQMYATLGVFILWLGWFGFNGGSQLAWGGDDSVAASQVVLVTNLAASAGALSALLFTWFKNGKPNLSMTLNGALAGLVSITAGCGNMSEGGAVLAGLIGGILVVLSIGFIEKTLKVDDAVGAISVHGVAGVWGTLVIGLWGIDGDTGIGLFNGGGASQLLAQAIGVVAYAFWAIVLSYVFLTIIKKTCGGLRVTEEEEIAGLDISEHGSIAYHGKRTREFEE
- a CDS encoding outer membrane beta-barrel protein, which codes for MKKIFTLALLFATISIYAQDTIIEVEEVETIETKKFTISGSVDAYYQTYLTAPDNEGQSFGTAFADQSGFALGMGNVIFSYEGAKTGAVLDLVVGPRGAAATFNTDILDGIVNQAYVYWNVSDKTTLTFGRFNTFLGYEVIAPAANFNYSTSYLFSSGPFSHMGLKADFAISDDFSLMLAVTNPWDVNNTSYDGEYALGAQLGYKGQYLNLYYDSGANSGLGFEIDYTGGFDLTDAFYLGINAAYETTSYVFDDDGNELADDFTNGFYGVALYPQYTTSDAFAVGLRGEYFGYHAEEGDTSSVFGLTLTGSYTIESLIIKPEIRLDSWSDATPYLDNDGVATDNLAAFTVAAIYAF
- the gltB gene encoding glutamate synthase large subunit; this translates as MLKKQGLYLPEFEHDNCGAGFICSLTGSRSNDIIHKALEILVKLEHRGAVSADGKTGDGAGILIDIPHDFFVKYCDFELPARGEYAVSNMFLPKKDNQRKFCVDTFEKCIAEQGLTLLGWRNAPVNNKVIGKIAAASEPFIKQVFVGKSHPEQSEFEFNLKLFSARKIAEHAVYNSKLSESSFFYFPSLSTKTIIYKGLLVPEDIKEYYLDLLNPLLDAKLALVHQRFSTNTFPTWDLAQPFRYMCHNGEINTLRGNVSRMFSREEIMKSDWFGDDIKRVIPTILRGKSDSASMDMVVELLLMTGRSLPEVMMMLVPEAWEKNNTMSDAKKAFYEFNSCLMEPWDGPASIPFTDGSYIGAVLDRNGLRPSRYTVTKDDFVIMSSETGVVDIKPENIKFHGRLEPGKMFLVNMDEGRIINDEEIKEKIATQHPYRKWLDKNLIHLKDIPYSDEPITHEEEDLVVRQSVFGYTQEDLNTIILPMAQGGKEPIGSMGSDTPIAILSERPQLIYNYFKQLFAQVTNPPLDGIREELITDISLTLGSDTNIFEINEFHCRKLKIQNPVISKQDLDKIKNHDKSPDYQVTSIAILYDVTKGVNGLEDRLEAIVDTAEKAIDSGTNIIILSDRNVSKDKAPIPALLACSYVNHALYKRGKRSQISLIIESAEPREVHHFALLFGYGASAINPYMVNEIVEKQLESQDLTGLEFEEAISNYNIAVGKGILKVMNKIGISTLNSYRGSQLFECIGINTKVVEKYFPTTATRIQGIGLNEIEKEISERHKFAYSVRDIDANLDLEIGGQYRWRRNGEKHLFNPLTIAKLQESVRTNKKSTYKEYAELVNNQSKDLMTIRGLFEFTNYDPISIEEVEPWTEIVKRFKTGAMSYGSISKEAHENLAIAMNRIGGKSNSGEGGEDQERFYKDPDGDWKNSAIKQVASGRFGVTSNYLTSAKEIQIKMAQGAKPGEGGQLPGPKVNPSIAKTRNSTPYVGLISPPPHHDIYSIEDLSQLIYDLKSANREARVNVKLVSEVGVGTVAAGVAKAKADVILVSGFDGGTGASPLTSLKHCGLPWELGIAEAQQTLVMNDLRNRIVLECDGQLKTGRDVAVACLLGAEEFGFATAPLVASGCIMMRVCHLNTCPVGIATQNPELRKKFKGKPEHVVNYMYFVAQELREIMAQLGFRTINEMVGQSQKLDRNRAIEHYKASGIDLTPILHRVKTEPYVKLYNTEKQEHNLDVHLDFDIINQAHPALFRKEKTYLDFDITNIDRAVGAVLSNEISKIYGAQGLPENTLNLNFTGSAGQSFGAFSTKGLTMIVNGNTNDYLGKGLSGAKLIIKVPEKATIVPEDNVITGNVTLYGATSGEVYINGKAGERFCVRNSGAQAVVEGIGDHGCEYMTGGVAVVLGEVGRNFGAGMSGGIAFVLDAKGTFRNNCNSEALNLDPVVLDEDITLLKTLITNHYNATLSPLAQRILEQWEQYLPKFIKVLPEEYKQALIKLEQENLVTQ
- a CDS encoding glutamate synthase subunit beta; the protein is MGKITGFLEYKREVEGYEPVEDRIKDYKEFTIPLSEPHIKDQGARCMDCGIPFCHSGCPLGNLIPDFNDKVYKGKWKEAAAILHSTNNFPEFTGRLCPAPCEEACVLGINEDPVTIENIEKQIVETAFKEGWVVAHPPKTRTGKKVAVIGGGPSGLAAAQQLNRAGHLVTLFERDDKVGGLLRYGIPDFKLEKQIIDRRIQVMEEEGIVFKTNAHVGENVDAEQLKKDFDAVVLCGGATVRRGMPIPGAELNGVVQAMDFLKQNNKRVSGTKEFENEIMATDKHVIVIGGGDTGSDCIGTSNRHGAKSVTNFEILDKPSEGRPAHQPWPYWPMKLRTSTSHKEGVERFFSISTKEFLGDENGNLKGLVTAEVEWIFKPGERPQLKELPGTEKTWDCDLALLALGFTGAEKTLPEQLGLEMDFRTNIKADTNDYMSNVPGVFVAGDMRRGQSLIVWAISEGRQAAYHVDKYLMGESNLPLKTGIDLPRV